Proteins from one Entomospira culicis genomic window:
- a CDS encoding BRCT domain-containing protein translates to MAVERIIELEELLQSAIQSYYSEGDSSISDEEYDELMDELRSLDSTHPLLQQVGSPITRDLDAKIVHPIPMLSSAKVKTLPDLEKWIAWLDIPEIRLVAQPKVDGLSATIKYENGQLRYIASRGDGVVGQDISHLAPYLQGIALEIPHKEALEIRGELYLPKNTSYDTEGRPLRNNCVGLVNRKEVSEALRHVHFVAYALLNEEALTSQMERLAQLRAWGFAVVEERLCQSLADVSVMVEEYLKTLRETWLYETDGLIFIVDDTALHVSIDGRKVVDRYHHYSMAMKPPAQSRTTQLVAIEWQLSRQGLLIPVGIFDAVEMGGAKISRATLNNVENVERLRLHLGHRILLERANDVIPFVKENLDALSVLAVDATLIPSICPSCGHRLTRSAVHLKCNNLSCPEVAIQSILYWVKKLEMKEIGEQTIAKLYALGKIRHPSDLYRLTYDDLVSLEGFAEKRIENFLREVEVSRTMTALTFLSILGIPLVAKKALIKLSIKSVEDFMAFTDETYVIGRNIIQWKGEEHNRELFEDLKSVLLLTEEAVSDEVSDDKIVVVFTGKGALSRKELQAMAEGANYLVEDNISTKTTLLVTDDVEGNSSKMKRARAKGIEIIRYEDFFARIKD, encoded by the coding sequence ATGGCAGTAGAACGTATTATCGAGTTGGAGGAGTTGCTTCAGTCGGCGATTCAATCGTATTATAGCGAAGGAGATTCGTCGATCTCGGATGAGGAGTACGATGAGCTGATGGATGAGTTACGATCGTTGGATAGCACGCATCCTTTGCTTCAGCAAGTAGGTTCGCCGATTACGCGCGACTTGGATGCGAAAATTGTGCATCCTATCCCGATGCTCTCTTCGGCAAAGGTCAAGACGCTTCCTGACCTTGAGAAGTGGATTGCTTGGCTGGATATTCCCGAAATACGTTTAGTGGCACAGCCCAAAGTGGATGGGTTGTCGGCGACAATTAAGTATGAGAATGGCCAGCTACGTTATATCGCAAGCCGTGGAGATGGCGTTGTGGGACAAGATATCTCGCACCTAGCACCCTATTTGCAGGGGATTGCTTTAGAGATTCCGCATAAAGAGGCACTAGAGATTCGGGGGGAGCTCTATCTCCCTAAGAACACGAGTTATGATACAGAAGGTCGACCCTTACGTAATAATTGTGTAGGATTGGTTAATCGTAAAGAGGTCTCGGAGGCGTTGCGTCATGTCCACTTTGTCGCTTATGCGTTGCTGAATGAAGAGGCGTTGACCTCCCAAATGGAGCGTTTGGCGCAGTTGCGTGCCTGGGGATTTGCCGTGGTGGAGGAGCGCCTCTGTCAATCGCTTGCTGATGTTTCGGTGATGGTCGAGGAGTATCTTAAAACCCTGCGTGAGACGTGGCTTTATGAGACCGATGGCTTGATCTTTATCGTGGATGATACGGCACTGCATGTGTCTATTGATGGGCGCAAGGTGGTGGATCGTTATCATCATTATAGTATGGCGATGAAGCCTCCTGCACAGAGTCGCACCACGCAACTGGTGGCGATTGAGTGGCAGTTGAGCCGGCAAGGGCTTTTGATTCCCGTAGGCATTTTTGATGCCGTGGAGATGGGGGGAGCGAAGATTAGTCGGGCTACTCTGAATAACGTGGAGAATGTAGAGCGCCTGCGTCTCCACTTGGGGCATCGTATTCTCTTAGAGCGCGCCAACGATGTGATTCCTTTTGTCAAAGAGAATCTTGATGCGTTATCGGTCTTAGCTGTAGATGCGACGCTCATCCCATCGATTTGCCCTAGTTGTGGGCATCGTTTGACGCGCAGTGCGGTGCATCTTAAATGCAATAATTTATCTTGTCCAGAGGTGGCGATTCAGAGCATCCTTTACTGGGTAAAGAAGTTAGAGATGAAAGAGATTGGTGAGCAGACCATCGCGAAGCTTTATGCATTGGGGAAGATTCGCCATCCAAGCGATCTTTACCGACTGACTTATGATGATTTAGTTAGTTTGGAGGGATTCGCCGAAAAACGCATTGAGAATTTTTTGCGCGAGGTAGAGGTTTCTCGTACCATGACGGCATTGACCTTCTTATCGATTTTGGGTATCCCCTTGGTGGCGAAAAAGGCCCTTATCAAGCTGAGCATTAAGAGCGTAGAGGACTTTATGGCATTTACTGATGAGACCTATGTGATTGGCAGAAACATTATCCAGTGGAAGGGCGAAGAGCATAACCGCGAGCTGTTTGAGGATCTTAAAAGCGTGCTTCTCTTAACCGAAGAGGCTGTTAGCGATGAAGTGTCTGATGATAAGATTGTGGTAGTCTTTACTGGCAAGGGTGCGTTGTCGCGCAAGGAGCTACAGGCGATGGCCGAAGGTGCGAACTATCTGGTGGAGGATAATATTAGTACGAAGACGACTCTTTTGGTAACCGATGATGTGGAGGGCAATAGCAGTAAGATGAAGCGTGCTAGAGCTAAGGGCATTGAAATTATTCGGTATGAAGATTTTTTTGCAAGGATAAAGGACTAA
- a CDS encoding ATP-binding cassette domain-containing protein, with protein sequence MSILVEAKNLSFGYAEKTILERVHFQQKRGESIAFVGLSGGGKTTLLKLIAGILSPTAGDLSVHTKRVAYVSQSDGLLPWLTVLENILLREILHGEAKNEAQARQILAQVGLSGYEGHFPYQLSGGMKKRVELARALLHQPELLLLDEPFSALDLYHREKLQELTQRMCAELGTSLILVSHSLDEAWLLADRIFGLMGAPASIGLVGKGDKQQSVEPSLINPAQSKEQMHRFLYEEAERLQVGFEVTPRLVRGFSIHNYIIPTLIIITLLTGVVSLLKYTLGWPDYLLPYPNAVINIWWQTMRSGLIGEHLWVTSQAALLGFGLALFVALPLGYLFSRSRLLHNYGMPVVLMANTIPTVAIAPFIVLWFGFGLFARVLTVFLIVWLPMLMGSYQAFKISMGQVREHKSFFRPKWYRSLRFLELPATLAHLFSSIKVSLTLSIMGAVVGEFIAGSKGLGALLNIAKANYNMPLMFTALLWLMTLGLLSYAGVSIVERFLLRRHWGYLHISHK encoded by the coding sequence ATGTCGATATTGGTAGAGGCGAAGAATTTATCCTTTGGGTATGCGGAAAAAACGATTCTTGAGCGGGTTCATTTTCAACAGAAGCGCGGAGAGTCTATCGCCTTTGTCGGGTTGAGCGGTGGTGGTAAGACGACGCTTTTAAAGTTGATTGCCGGTATTTTATCGCCCACGGCTGGGGATCTCTCGGTGCATACCAAGCGGGTGGCGTATGTCTCGCAGAGCGATGGCTTGTTGCCTTGGTTGACGGTTTTAGAGAATATCCTCTTGCGCGAGATCTTGCATGGTGAGGCGAAGAATGAAGCGCAGGCACGTCAGATATTGGCGCAAGTGGGTCTCTCGGGCTACGAGGGGCACTTTCCCTATCAACTTTCGGGCGGGATGAAGAAGCGTGTGGAGTTGGCACGGGCGTTGTTGCATCAACCTGAATTGTTACTTTTAGATGAGCCTTTTAGCGCCTTGGATCTCTATCATCGGGAGAAGTTGCAGGAGCTTACCCAGCGGATGTGTGCGGAGTTAGGCACGAGTTTGATTTTGGTTTCGCACTCGTTGGATGAGGCTTGGTTGCTTGCCGATAGAATTTTTGGCTTGATGGGTGCGCCAGCATCGATTGGCTTGGTGGGCAAAGGCGATAAGCAACAATCAGTTGAGCCGTCGTTGATCAATCCTGCGCAGAGCAAGGAGCAGATGCATCGCTTTCTCTACGAAGAGGCCGAGCGCTTGCAGGTGGGCTTTGAGGTAACTCCGCGATTAGTGCGAGGCTTCTCTATTCACAATTATATTATTCCGACATTGATCATTATTACCCTACTCACGGGGGTGGTGAGTCTGTTGAAATATACGCTAGGTTGGCCCGACTATCTCTTGCCCTATCCCAATGCGGTCATCAACATTTGGTGGCAGACGATGCGTAGTGGTTTAATTGGGGAGCATCTGTGGGTTACCAGTCAGGCGGCCTTGCTTGGCTTTGGTTTGGCGTTGTTCGTCGCGTTGCCTTTGGGCTATCTCTTTAGTCGTAGTCGCCTGCTCCACAACTACGGCATGCCCGTGGTCTTGATGGCGAACACGATTCCGACCGTGGCGATTGCGCCGTTTATTGTCTTGTGGTTTGGTTTTGGTCTCTTCGCGCGGGTCTTGACGGTCTTTTTGATTGTCTGGTTGCCGATGTTGATGGGCAGTTATCAGGCATTTAAGATATCAATGGGACAGGTGCGCGAGCATAAGAGTTTTTTTCGTCCTAAATGGTATCGTTCGTTACGCTTTTTAGAGCTTCCCGCTACCTTGGCACATCTCTTTTCGAGCATTAAGGTCTCACTTACCCTCTCCATTATGGGCGCGGTGGTGGGCGAATTTATTGCCGGCTCGAAGGGATTAGGTGCGCTTTTGAATATCGCTAAAGCTAATTATAATATGCCCTTAATGTTTACTGCGCTCCTTTGGCTCATGACTTTAGGTCTCTTAAGCTACGCCGGAGTGAGTATCGTAGAGCGTTTTCTCTTGCGTCGCCACTGGGGCTACTTGCATATATCGCATAAATAG
- the rpsB gene encoding 30S ribosomal protein S2 produces MAVVTMKNLLESGVHFGHQTKRWDPRMKPYIFAERNGIHIIDLQKTIVLIKDAYEAVRHTVSAGKTILFVGTKKQAQEAVQKEAERCGMYYINNRWLGGMLTNFSTIKKSLLRLKKLEKMEIDGTFEALTKKEVAKLQKEKDKLEKNLGGIKDMKEIPGLLFVIDARKEAIAIAEARRMGIPVVAVLDTNSNPEGIDFPIPGNDDAIRAIALFTQTIANAVLEADNDVGLQVIEGLDESEVDLLRSKQEYAEKYENEGDTEE; encoded by the coding sequence ATGGCAGTAGTGACAATGAAAAATTTATTAGAGAGTGGTGTTCACTTTGGACATCAGACCAAACGCTGGGATCCCCGCATGAAGCCCTACATCTTTGCAGAACGTAATGGTATTCACATTATCGATTTGCAGAAGACTATCGTCCTCATTAAAGATGCTTACGAGGCTGTGCGCCACACCGTAAGTGCGGGCAAGACGATCCTCTTTGTTGGCACCAAAAAGCAAGCCCAAGAGGCCGTGCAAAAAGAGGCCGAGCGTTGTGGAATGTACTATATCAACAACCGTTGGCTAGGCGGTATGCTCACCAACTTTAGCACCATCAAGAAGTCTTTATTACGTCTTAAAAAGCTAGAGAAGATGGAGATTGACGGGACCTTTGAAGCACTCACCAAGAAAGAAGTAGCAAAGCTTCAAAAAGAGAAAGACAAGCTAGAGAAGAACCTTGGCGGTATCAAAGATATGAAGGAGATCCCCGGATTGCTCTTCGTGATTGATGCACGCAAAGAGGCGATTGCCATTGCCGAAGCGCGCCGTATGGGTATTCCTGTGGTTGCCGTTTTGGACACCAATAGTAACCCCGAAGGCATCGATTTTCCTATTCCCGGTAACGACGATGCGATCCGTGCGATTGCGCTTTTTACCCAGACCATCGCTAACGCCGTCTTAGAGGCTGACAATGATGTAGGGCTTCAGGTTATCGAGGGGCTTGATGAGTCAGAGGTGGATCTCCTACGCAGTAAGCAGGAGTATGCAGAGAAGTACGAAAATGAAGGCGATACGGAGGAGTAG
- the tsf gene encoding translation elongation factor Ts has product MSVTITVEMVKELRAKTDAGMGDCKKALTDAQGNFEEAIKLLKERGLAAANKRGERITAEGNIFIKIDEKKATAIELKCETDFVALTDQFKEVGQKIADMAHASGANTVTEELEHPAKEAAAILKENLVVRRVQTFLLADDEVAAGYVHTGMPMGSIVKAKVTGGDKNHPQIKALLSDCAMHVVASNPLYLNMQAIDADYMKSQKEIFVKQTMELGKPENIAQNIAEGKLKSHLAEISFVDQEFVKEPKVTVQQVVDRLGKELGCKIEVVDFMNFRVGF; this is encoded by the coding sequence ATGAGTGTAACGATTACCGTAGAGATGGTTAAAGAGCTTCGCGCCAAGACGGACGCGGGCATGGGCGATTGTAAAAAGGCACTCACCGATGCGCAAGGAAATTTTGAGGAAGCGATAAAGTTGCTCAAAGAGCGCGGACTTGCCGCTGCTAACAAACGTGGCGAGCGCATCACGGCAGAAGGTAATATCTTTATTAAGATTGACGAGAAGAAGGCTACTGCTATCGAGCTTAAATGTGAAACCGATTTTGTTGCCCTCACTGATCAATTTAAAGAGGTGGGTCAGAAAATTGCTGATATGGCACACGCTTCGGGCGCTAACACCGTAACCGAAGAGTTGGAGCATCCTGCCAAAGAGGCTGCCGCCATCTTGAAAGAGAATTTGGTGGTGCGTCGGGTACAAACGTTTCTCTTAGCCGATGACGAAGTGGCTGCAGGTTATGTTCACACCGGTATGCCTATGGGTTCGATCGTAAAGGCAAAGGTTACGGGTGGGGATAAGAATCATCCTCAAATTAAAGCATTGCTTAGCGACTGTGCGATGCACGTGGTTGCATCTAACCCACTTTACCTCAATATGCAGGCCATTGATGCTGATTATATGAAGAGTCAGAAAGAGATTTTTGTTAAACAGACCATGGAGTTGGGTAAACCGGAGAATATCGCACAGAATATTGCCGAAGGTAAACTCAAGAGCCATCTAGCTGAAATTAGCTTCGTCGATCAAGAATTTGTTAAAGAGCCTAAGGTTACTGTGCAACAGGTCGTTGATCGCCTTGGTAAAGAGCTTGGTTGCAAGATTGAGGTTGTTGATTTTATGAATTTTCGTGTTGGATTTTAA
- a CDS encoding CvpA family protein: protein MSVLDIVFITIFIVYTLRGLIIGLVSSSISILSKAAALFLAVGATPYLKFLTPFWIFWSIIFLFLALTMLIRMLFLKKNDEKISFFDRILGAIIGLLDAVFVGGLIAYFMMAFSPQWMDIVEASTIGDIFASYIHQAQSVVTL, encoded by the coding sequence ATGTCCGTCTTAGACATTGTTTTTATCACCATCTTTATTGTTTACACCCTTAGAGGACTCATCATCGGCTTAGTCTCCTCCTCCATATCAATTCTAAGTAAGGCGGCGGCGCTCTTTTTAGCAGTGGGAGCAACCCCTTATCTCAAATTCTTGACTCCTTTTTGGATATTTTGGAGCATTATCTTCCTCTTTTTGGCTTTAACGATGCTTATTCGTATGCTCTTTCTTAAGAAAAATGACGAGAAAATTTCCTTTTTTGATCGCATCTTAGGTGCAATTATCGGCTTATTAGACGCAGTCTTTGTCGGGGGTCTTATTGCTTACTTTATGATGGCCTTCTCCCCACAATGGATGGATATTGTGGAAGCTAGCACCATTGGCGACATTTTTGCCAGTTACATTCATCAGGCGCAATCGGTCGTAACGCTATAG
- the murG gene encoding undecaprenyldiphospho-muramoylpentapeptide beta-N-acetylglucosaminyltransferase, which yields MKVAFTGGGTGGHVYPGLAIIQSMQELDPSIEYLWIGENKGMEGKILGQTTTPFYGIRAGKLRRYFSVKNVTDIFNIIIGFFQAWRILRKTSPDLLFSKGGFVAVPSVWAARLCKIPIFIHESDYALGLANRLSAGAAKQIFVSFPQTIELASPKWRKKMTHLGGPIRPALLLGNRFNGRKAWLEREEQLLILVMGGSQGAKAINDLIVAYLPTKTDQIVIVHQTGQLHEQYAPYAQRGYHPKAYFQDELADLIAAADVVISRAGAGAINEFGAMQKALLLLPLRGHQSDNARWLAEKEAVHVLYPDEASLEHFKSKVQHLIHNDILRKQLATKLHTLIKPHASKNIAQIILTELQK from the coding sequence ATGAAAGTTGCATTTACCGGCGGTGGTACGGGTGGGCATGTCTACCCGGGACTGGCAATTATCCAGAGCATGCAAGAGCTAGATCCATCCATAGAATATCTCTGGATTGGGGAGAATAAAGGCATGGAGGGGAAGATTTTAGGGCAAACCACGACGCCTTTTTATGGCATCCGTGCGGGAAAACTACGTCGCTATTTTAGCGTTAAAAATGTTACTGATATTTTTAACATTATTATAGGATTCTTCCAAGCTTGGCGGATTCTACGCAAAACATCGCCGGATCTCCTCTTTAGCAAAGGAGGATTTGTTGCTGTGCCGAGTGTTTGGGCGGCGCGCTTGTGTAAAATTCCTATTTTTATCCATGAGTCAGACTACGCGCTGGGGCTGGCTAATCGACTCTCGGCAGGCGCTGCGAAACAGATATTCGTCTCCTTTCCCCAAACTATCGAGCTGGCTTCTCCTAAATGGCGTAAAAAAATGACACATCTAGGTGGGCCGATTCGTCCTGCACTCTTACTAGGGAATCGCTTTAATGGGCGAAAAGCGTGGTTAGAGCGAGAAGAACAGCTCCTTATTTTAGTGATGGGCGGAAGTCAAGGGGCAAAAGCCATCAACGACTTAATTGTTGCCTATCTCCCCACGAAAACCGATCAAATTGTAATTGTCCATCAAACCGGACAATTACACGAACAATATGCACCGTACGCACAACGTGGATATCATCCAAAGGCCTACTTTCAAGATGAACTCGCCGATCTTATTGCTGCTGCCGACGTGGTAATTAGTCGCGCGGGGGCGGGGGCAATCAATGAATTTGGCGCAATGCAGAAAGCACTTCTCTTGTTACCTTTACGTGGGCATCAGAGCGATAATGCTAGGTGGCTCGCCGAAAAAGAGGCAGTGCACGTACTCTACCCCGATGAGGCAAGCCTTGAACACTTTAAGAGTAAAGTTCAACATCTTATTCATAACGATATACTACGCAAACAGTTAGCGACAAAGTTACATACCCTCATTAAACCCCATGCCAGCAAAAATATCGCGCAAATCATCCTCACCGAGTTACAAAAATAA
- the lspA gene encoding signal peptidase II, whose protein sequence is MKSKQRLLHTIIILSVILLDQWSKWLIVKHVPLYSHPVFSWGGDFFQIIHVRNTGALFSFGHQWPFWINMILLKIIPTILLFYLMFLLIAPRPMIVKIPQKFQLNLKPLSAVAFAFAVGGGLGNMIDRFFRPAGVVDFLDVKFYGIFGWERWPTFNVADMAVVFFMILFFLSEILQKKEPKA, encoded by the coding sequence ATGAAATCTAAACAACGATTACTACATACTATTATTATTCTTAGTGTGATCTTACTGGATCAATGGAGTAAGTGGCTGATTGTCAAGCACGTTCCCTTGTATAGTCACCCAGTTTTTAGCTGGGGTGGCGACTTTTTTCAGATTATCCACGTGCGTAATACAGGCGCGCTCTTCTCCTTTGGACATCAGTGGCCCTTTTGGATTAATATGATACTTCTAAAGATCATTCCGACGATCCTTCTCTTTTATTTGATGTTTCTTTTGATTGCGCCTCGCCCCATGATCGTAAAAATTCCACAAAAATTCCAATTAAACCTCAAACCGCTATCGGCGGTGGCCTTTGCCTTTGCGGTGGGTGGAGGATTGGGTAATATGATTGATCGCTTCTTTCGTCCGGCTGGGGTGGTGGACTTTTTAGATGTTAAATTTTACGGCATCTTTGGCTGGGAGCGCTGGCCTACCTTTAATGTGGCAGATATGGCGGTCGTCTTTTTTATGATTCTCTTTTTCCTCAGTGAAATTCTCCAAAAGAAGGAGCCAAAAGCATGA
- a CDS encoding Nif3-like dinuclear metal center hexameric protein, which produces MKIADFDRWAREVMDFSLTDRSINGLQVGSLNQPLRRIAFALDACAQSFSLAQEADMLFVHHGLFWGASAVDDHHAMYPRIKQLVASNLALYAVHIPLDVAPHFGNNHALAQKIGLESLQPFAGVGVIGDLPNPRASQSIAQEMFAPYPYTLWNHHNQALQRIAIISGGGANARWIQEAIDQGANGYITGEVNHAIYHYTAEMQLNLIAGGHYWSEYIGLMRFAEEVRKVFPNLEIDIYDIPTGC; this is translated from the coding sequence ATGAAAATTGCTGATTTTGATCGATGGGCGCGTGAGGTGATGGATTTTTCCCTTACCGATCGATCGATTAATGGGCTGCAAGTCGGGTCGCTGAATCAACCGTTAAGACGCATTGCTTTTGCCCTAGATGCCTGCGCCCAGAGTTTTTCCTTAGCCCAAGAGGCGGATATGCTCTTTGTCCATCATGGACTCTTCTGGGGTGCGTCTGCTGTCGACGATCACCATGCGATGTATCCACGTATCAAGCAATTAGTGGCGTCTAATCTTGCACTTTATGCGGTGCATATCCCTCTAGATGTTGCACCTCATTTTGGCAATAACCATGCCTTGGCGCAAAAAATTGGGCTAGAGAGTCTCCAACCTTTTGCGGGGGTCGGGGTTATTGGTGATCTGCCAAACCCACGCGCAAGCCAAAGCATCGCCCAAGAAATGTTTGCGCCCTATCCCTATACCCTTTGGAATCATCACAATCAGGCATTACAACGTATCGCAATTATTAGTGGCGGTGGTGCTAATGCGCGGTGGATTCAAGAGGCAATCGACCAAGGCGCCAATGGCTATATTACCGGTGAGGTCAACCACGCTATCTACCACTACACGGCCGAGATGCAACTCAATTTGATTGCTGGTGGGCACTATTGGAGCGAATATATTGGCTTGATGCGTTTTGCCGAAGAAGTACGTAAAGTTTTCCCTAATTTAGAGATAGATATTTATGATATACCTACAGGATGTTAA
- a CDS encoding YifB family Mg chelatase-like AAA ATPase, which translates to MVEICAFVATGYHGQIVKVEVDMRRGLPGAEIIGLPDSAVKEAKERVRVAIKNSGHEFPRERLLINLTPASIKKEGSTFDLAIAIAILYHSEQIAISNWSGSLLILGELELSGRVRGVRGALSAVAQSINHDIRYAILPIENIHEAQEVQSIEIWPVSSLQEAMEALIAISHQEKPPKNVNQSSPNLPNYPFDMADLKGQPTVKRLLEIAASGRHHFLLFGPPGCGKTLSCKILESISPPLSFEESLEVSQIYSLKNELHQGLIHYPPFRMPHHSASSEGIIGGGKQILPGEISLAHQGVLFLDETPEFGKHLLQTLREPLENRRISIARAGLNSWYPADFQLAMSANVCPCGALGRSDRTCLCSPAQIAKYWKRMGAAILDRIDMRLAVQPVAPEELLAERSESSQEVRARVIATRQRQKERYQHESITTNAQLQGELLEKYCHLEEADQAIFFKIMQKLSLSARAGHSILRVARTIADMTSSPNIAKEHLLEAASYRRYGDQDLYWIDI; encoded by the coding sequence ATGGTTGAAATTTGTGCCTTCGTAGCTACCGGCTACCATGGGCAAATTGTCAAGGTTGAGGTTGATATGCGACGGGGACTACCGGGGGCTGAAATCATTGGGCTTCCCGATAGCGCCGTAAAAGAGGCTAAAGAGCGGGTACGCGTTGCCATTAAAAATAGTGGACACGAATTTCCGCGTGAGCGTCTGCTCATTAATTTAACGCCAGCGAGCATCAAAAAAGAGGGCTCTACCTTCGATTTAGCTATCGCCATCGCCATTCTCTATCACTCCGAACAAATTGCAATCTCAAACTGGAGTGGCTCTCTTCTCATTCTCGGAGAATTAGAGCTATCGGGACGGGTGCGCGGGGTTCGTGGAGCACTATCGGCAGTGGCACAAAGCATCAATCATGATATTCGTTACGCAATATTACCAATAGAGAACATTCACGAAGCCCAAGAAGTCCAATCCATAGAAATCTGGCCCGTCAGTTCCCTCCAAGAGGCAATGGAGGCACTTATTGCAATCTCACATCAAGAAAAACCACCCAAAAACGTAAACCAATCCTCACCGAATTTGCCCAATTATCCTTTCGACATGGCCGATCTTAAAGGGCAACCTACCGTCAAGCGCTTGCTCGAAATTGCCGCATCTGGCAGGCATCACTTTCTTCTCTTTGGTCCACCAGGCTGTGGCAAAACCTTATCTTGTAAAATTTTAGAATCAATTTCACCGCCACTCTCCTTCGAGGAAAGTTTAGAGGTGAGCCAAATTTATAGCCTTAAAAATGAACTCCATCAAGGACTCATCCATTACCCACCCTTTCGCATGCCGCATCACTCGGCATCAAGTGAAGGAATTATTGGGGGAGGAAAGCAAATCTTACCAGGGGAAATCAGCCTAGCACATCAAGGCGTGCTATTTTTAGACGAGACCCCCGAATTCGGCAAGCACTTGCTTCAAACATTGCGCGAACCGCTGGAAAATCGACGCATTAGTATCGCTCGTGCCGGACTCAATAGTTGGTATCCAGCTGATTTTCAATTAGCGATGAGTGCCAACGTCTGTCCCTGTGGTGCCTTGGGACGTAGCGATCGCACTTGTCTCTGCTCACCTGCCCAAATCGCTAAGTATTGGAAGCGCATGGGGGCAGCGATTTTAGATCGTATCGATATGCGCCTTGCTGTACAACCAGTTGCACCCGAAGAGTTGCTCGCAGAGCGTAGTGAATCCAGCCAAGAAGTACGCGCACGCGTTATTGCCACACGTCAGCGCCAAAAAGAACGTTATCAACACGAATCTATCACAACCAACGCACAACTGCAGGGGGAATTATTAGAAAAATATTGTCATTTAGAGGAAGCCGATCAAGCTATTTTCTTTAAAATTATGCAAAAGCTCTCCCTTTCAGCACGTGCAGGACATAGCATTTTACGGGTAGCAAGAACCATTGCGGACATGACATCTAGCCCCAATATTGCCAAGGAGCACCTCCTTGAAGCGGCGAGTTACCGTCGGTATGGAGATCAGGATCTCTACTGGATAGATATTTAA
- a CDS encoding tetratricopeptide repeat protein, whose amino-acid sequence MNEEEELKNAGIYLYNEGKYESALAKFLLTSQQDLGVSMMYLGFCYTRLGQTDAAIVALESIHYELLNPVQYKQSKIALGYLYIEANLLEKAEALFESLSDYDNENSQVFSMWGYIAQLQGQYDVAIRRFRRAIQLDSGNANALNSLAYLYAQIDDISSMQEALGHARRAVAISPQNASYLDTLGWVCLKLNRKSDALEYLQRALSYRENDTLIKEHLEAARQAVTKR is encoded by the coding sequence TTGAACGAAGAAGAGGAACTCAAAAACGCCGGTATTTATCTCTACAATGAAGGTAAATACGAGAGCGCCTTAGCCAAATTCCTGCTGACCTCACAGCAAGATCTCGGCGTAAGCATGATGTATTTAGGCTTCTGCTACACCCGTCTAGGGCAAACCGACGCCGCCATTGTCGCACTAGAGTCCATTCACTACGAACTACTCAACCCCGTCCAATATAAACAGAGTAAAATCGCCCTTGGCTATCTCTATATCGAAGCAAATCTCCTAGAAAAAGCCGAGGCTCTCTTCGAATCACTCAGCGATTATGACAACGAAAATAGCCAAGTTTTCAGCATGTGGGGCTATATCGCACAACTCCAAGGTCAGTACGATGTCGCTATCAGACGCTTTCGTCGCGCTATCCAACTTGACTCCGGTAATGCCAATGCCCTCAACTCACTTGCCTATCTCTACGCCCAAATCGATGACATCTCAAGCATGCAGGAGGCGCTCGGTCATGCCAGACGCGCAGTCGCCATCTCTCCCCAAAATGCCTCCTACCTCGACACCCTCGGCTGGGTCTGTTTAAAGCTAAACCGTAAAAGCGACGCCCTTGAGTATCTCCAGCGCGCCCTTTCCTATCGAGAAAATGACACCCTAATTAAGGAGCACCTAGAAGCCGCTCGGCAGGCTGTGACAAAACGATGA